The Streptomyces phaeolivaceus genome has a window encoding:
- a CDS encoding SDR family oxidoreductase has product MNANRATSATKRTDDDRPLRCLVTGATGYLGGRLVPELLEAGYGVRCLARSPGKLRDHPWVGRVEVVGGDVTDAESVGAAMEGVDVAYYLVHALGTGRGFEETDRRAARIFGERARAAGVRRIVYLGGLTPAGVPEHELSPHLRSRAEVGRVLLASGVPTAVLRAAVIIGSGSASFEMLRHLTERLPVMVTPSWVRTRIQPIAVRDVLRLLVGCAGLPDEVNRTFDIGGPDVVTYEEMMRRYAAVAELPKRVIVPVPPLTPRLSSLWVGLVTPVPGALARPLVESLKHEVVCGERDIVRYVPDPPEGPVGLDRAIALALRRVRDADVATRWSSASTPRAPSDPLPTDPDWAGGSLYSDHRERTVAASPRALWRVVEAIGGENGWYSAPLAWSLRGWLDRLVGGVGLRRGRRDATRLRIGDSLDFWRVEEIEPGRLLRLRAEMRLPGLAWLEMTVGRDGEGRTVYRQRALFHPHGLAGHAYWWGVAPFHAAVFGGMARNIADAAESVTAEAIGPEPVRSTTR; this is encoded by the coding sequence ATGAATGCGAACCGTGCGACGAGTGCCACCAAAAGGACCGACGACGACCGCCCCCTCCGCTGTCTGGTGACCGGTGCCACCGGTTATCTCGGTGGGCGGCTGGTGCCGGAGTTGCTGGAGGCCGGGTACGGGGTGCGGTGTCTGGCGCGGTCGCCGGGGAAGTTGCGGGATCATCCGTGGGTCGGGCGGGTGGAGGTGGTGGGTGGGGATGTGACCGACGCGGAGTCCGTGGGCGCGGCCATGGAGGGTGTGGACGTCGCGTACTACCTGGTGCACGCGCTGGGTACCGGGCGCGGGTTCGAGGAGACCGACCGGCGCGCGGCCCGGATCTTCGGGGAGCGGGCGCGTGCGGCGGGCGTACGGCGGATCGTCTACCTCGGCGGACTGACCCCGGCCGGGGTGCCCGAACACGAGCTCTCGCCGCATCTGCGGTCCCGCGCCGAGGTGGGCCGGGTGCTGCTGGCCTCGGGCGTCCCCACCGCCGTACTCCGGGCCGCTGTGATCATCGGTTCGGGCTCGGCGTCGTTCGAGATGCTGCGCCATCTGACCGAGCGGCTGCCCGTGATGGTGACCCCGAGCTGGGTGCGCACCCGTATCCAGCCGATCGCCGTCCGCGATGTGCTCCGCCTCCTCGTGGGCTGCGCGGGGCTGCCGGACGAGGTGAACCGTACGTTCGACATCGGCGGGCCCGACGTCGTCACGTACGAGGAGATGATGCGGCGGTACGCGGCCGTCGCGGAGCTGCCGAAACGGGTGATCGTGCCGGTGCCGCCGCTCACGCCCCGGTTGTCGAGCCTGTGGGTCGGGCTGGTCACGCCGGTGCCGGGAGCCCTCGCCCGTCCGCTCGTCGAGTCGCTGAAGCACGAGGTGGTGTGCGGCGAGCGGGACATCGTCCGGTACGTGCCGGACCCGCCGGAGGGGCCCGTCGGGCTCGACCGGGCGATCGCGCTGGCCCTGCGGCGGGTGCGGGACGCGGACGTCGCCACCCGCTGGTCCTCGGCCTCCACGCCGCGCGCCCCCAGCGACCCGCTGCCCACCGACCCCGACTGGGCGGGCGGCAGCCTCTACTCCGACCACCGCGAACGCACGGTCGCGGCGTCGCCGCGCGCGCTGTGGCGGGTGGTGGAGGCGATCGGCGGCGAGAACGGCTGGTACTCCGCGCCCCTGGCCTGGTCCCTGCGCGGCTGGCTCGACCGGCTGGTCGGCGGCGTCGGGCTGCGCCGGGGCCGCCGCGACGCCACCCGGCTGCGGATCGGCGACAGCCTCGACTTCTGGCGGGTGGAGGAGATCGAGCCCGGCCGGCTCCTCCGCCTCCGCGCGGAGATGCGGCTGCCGGGGCTGGCCTGGCTGGAGATGACCGTGGGCCGGGACGGGGAGGGCCGCACGGTCTACCGTCAGCGCGCCCTCTTCCACCCCCACGGCCTCGCCGGGCATGCGTACTGGTGGGGCGTGGCTCCCTTCCATGCCGCTGTCTTCGGGGGGATGGCACGGAACATCGCGGACGCGGCGGAGTCTGTGACCGCCGAGGCCATCGGCCCGGAACCGGTTCGTAGTACCACGCGCTGA
- a CDS encoding prevent-host-death family protein: protein MGIAHMASESESVSFTDLSRNPKAVAARAAALGCLRVTHRDAPDMVLTTAIHAERTEENLTTASRLFLALMKRDDGAKSLLLALPEVFPWVRHLNEEEVREFTVELLEALSDAAELGAREAVHRAIVSWRATARVNADPDQLREAVRPLSGVDLGPVEVHE, encoded by the coding sequence ATGGGAATCGCGCACATGGCATCCGAATCGGAATCTGTCTCGTTCACCGATCTGTCCCGGAATCCGAAGGCTGTCGCCGCCAGGGCTGCCGCCCTGGGGTGCCTGCGCGTCACGCACCGGGACGCGCCTGACATGGTGCTGACCACAGCCATACACGCGGAGCGCACCGAAGAGAACCTGACCACCGCCTCTCGGCTGTTCCTTGCCCTGATGAAGCGAGACGACGGCGCCAAGTCACTTCTGCTTGCGCTCCCCGAGGTCTTTCCGTGGGTGCGACACCTGAACGAAGAAGAAGTCCGGGAATTCACGGTCGAGCTCTTGGAAGCGCTGTCCGACGCCGCTGAACTCGGGGCCAGGGAGGCGGTGCACCGAGCGATCGTCTCGTGGCGCGCAACCGCCCGCGTCAACGCCGACCCTGACCAACTCAGGGAAGCGGTCCGTCCACTGAGCGGCGTCGACCTCGGCCCGGTCGAGGTGCACGAGTGA
- a CDS encoding GntR family transcriptional regulator, translating to MADDHDWRPDPASHVYVYLQVVHHIAEQIRTGRLPVGARLPAERDLAEQYGVAVNTVRRAVRDLRDQGLVITVPIKGTFVRAEQSSLDASGEDTATD from the coding sequence ATGGCTGATGACCACGACTGGAGGCCTGACCCGGCGAGCCACGTCTACGTGTATCTCCAGGTTGTGCACCACATTGCCGAGCAGATTCGAACGGGGCGTCTGCCCGTGGGCGCGCGGCTCCCTGCTGAGCGCGATCTCGCCGAGCAGTACGGCGTGGCGGTCAACACCGTCCGACGGGCTGTTCGGGACCTTCGTGATCAGGGCCTTGTCATCACGGTCCCCATCAAGGGGACGTTCGTCCGTGCCGAGCAGTCGTCACTCGATGCCTCTGGTGAGGACACGGCCACCGACTGA
- the fxlM gene encoding methyltransferase, FxLD system, protein MVNSTPTLDDLRNRLVDEIAAKHPLPARIEQAMRTVRRDLHLPGLDPADAYTNRAVTIKDNPNGPLALSCASVPSTVAMMLAQLDPQPGDHILEIGAGTGYNAALLAELVGPDGQITTIDIDPGVALHAREALNRTGYDHVRVMERDGLKGAPEHAPYTRMIATVGLWDVPATWWEQLADGGRLVLPLRWRGQTRSVALTRHGDTLVSDDMELCGFVPIIGQHGERTTGLANGTVRLHHDQDQPVGPDQLAEVFSTPLTELWSRARVGNEETFDGIWLRATASDDTVCRVEVTKQALENGVRRPAIPGRSPALVSDSSVAYLIAERDNTDLERPSRLGAAGYGPDAIALARDLVVHITDWSTDRAAVPGMTIHPAGAPDNALPKGHVVDKGDSRTVLFFTGTNA, encoded by the coding sequence ATGGTGAACAGCACCCCCACCCTCGACGACCTGCGCAACCGACTCGTGGACGAGATCGCTGCCAAGCACCCGCTGCCCGCACGGATCGAGCAGGCCATGCGCACCGTCCGCCGTGACCTCCACCTGCCGGGTCTCGACCCGGCCGACGCCTACACCAACCGGGCCGTCACCATCAAGGACAACCCCAACGGCCCGCTCGCCCTGTCCTGCGCCTCCGTGCCGTCCACCGTCGCGATGATGCTCGCCCAACTCGACCCGCAGCCCGGCGACCACATCCTGGAGATCGGCGCCGGCACCGGCTACAACGCCGCCCTCCTCGCCGAACTCGTCGGCCCCGACGGCCAGATCACCACCATCGACATCGACCCCGGCGTCGCCCTGCACGCCCGCGAGGCCCTCAACCGCACCGGCTACGACCACGTCAGGGTCATGGAACGCGACGGCCTGAAGGGAGCACCCGAGCACGCCCCCTACACCCGAATGATCGCCACCGTCGGCCTCTGGGACGTCCCCGCCACCTGGTGGGAGCAACTCGCCGACGGCGGCCGACTCGTCCTCCCGCTCCGCTGGCGCGGCCAGACCCGCTCCGTCGCCCTCACCCGCCACGGCGACACCCTCGTCTCCGACGACATGGAACTGTGCGGCTTCGTCCCCATCATCGGCCAGCACGGCGAACGCACCACCGGGCTGGCCAACGGCACCGTCCGCCTCCACCACGACCAGGACCAGCCCGTCGGCCCCGACCAACTCGCCGAGGTCTTCTCCACCCCGCTCACCGAGCTGTGGTCACGAGCCCGGGTCGGCAACGAGGAAACCTTCGATGGCATCTGGCTGCGCGCCACCGCCTCCGACGACACGGTCTGCCGCGTCGAAGTCACCAAGCAGGCCCTGGAGAACGGTGTACGACGTCCCGCAATCCCCGGCCGCAGCCCCGCCCTCGTATCGGATAGCTCCGTCGCCTACCTGATCGCCGAACGCGACAACACAGATCTCGAACGACCGTCACGACTTGGCGCCGCCGGCTACGGACCCGACGCAATCGCATTGGCCAGGGACCTCGTCGTTCACATCACCGACTGGAGCACCGACCGCGCAGCTGTACCAGGCATGACCATCCATCCGGCCGGCGCTCCCGACAATGCCCTCCCGAAGGGGCACGTCGTCGACAAGGGGGACAGCCGCACCGTGTTGTTCTTCACCGGGACCAACGCGTAG
- a CDS encoding lantibiotic dehydratase, protein MTQTRQLQRGDALLLRAAVLPLTAQHTQWPDPDDPADCCRWLADAWALPPFAAAVRVASPQLARAVDHILEEGSVQPKQMRKATTAIARYLLRAAGRPTPFGLFAGVATAECGPAEGRVGTSHRVIARPDTLWLDHVRRDLQRRSDVLSHLTVQVNDLAAQYGDVLVRPLAGGRTASATITRPLATILALAARPVPCQEIIDRLTALGGTAEQVQRLLSDTLEAGFLTSDVLAPLTEPDPLGHMLRVLRPLADRLKPETVSLLGDLEDVCRLLTEHDVAGDPASAQALRGTAEKSMSSVSDRGRVRLSIDLRLDATVRFPTPVLEEAEGAANALLRRALPSLRSRFATHVAKHPLPDNAGLLTGADGILLALHTLNPTRPVATGWETCLLLN, encoded by the coding sequence ATGACGCAGACCAGACAGCTCCAACGCGGTGACGCGCTCCTGCTGCGGGCCGCCGTGCTCCCGCTCACGGCCCAGCACACCCAGTGGCCCGACCCCGACGATCCGGCCGACTGCTGCCGCTGGCTCGCTGACGCATGGGCCCTCCCACCCTTCGCTGCCGCAGTGCGAGTGGCATCCCCACAACTCGCCCGTGCGGTCGACCACATCCTTGAAGAGGGCAGTGTCCAGCCGAAGCAGATGCGGAAGGCAACGACTGCGATCGCCCGGTACCTCCTACGCGCGGCCGGACGTCCCACGCCGTTCGGCCTGTTCGCCGGTGTGGCCACCGCGGAATGCGGTCCGGCCGAAGGCCGAGTGGGCACCAGCCACCGCGTCATCGCCCGCCCGGACACGCTCTGGCTCGACCACGTCCGTCGTGACCTCCAGCGGCGGTCGGACGTCCTGTCCCACCTGACCGTTCAGGTCAACGACCTGGCGGCGCAGTACGGCGACGTACTGGTGCGCCCTCTCGCGGGTGGACGCACCGCGAGCGCCACGATCACCCGGCCTCTCGCTACGATCCTCGCGCTGGCCGCACGCCCTGTTCCGTGCCAGGAGATCATCGATCGGCTGACGGCGCTGGGCGGCACGGCCGAGCAGGTCCAGCGGCTCCTCTCGGACACGTTGGAGGCGGGCTTCCTGACCAGTGACGTGTTGGCACCCCTGACGGAACCCGACCCCCTGGGCCACATGCTGAGAGTCCTGCGTCCCCTCGCAGACCGCCTGAAGCCCGAAACGGTCAGTCTGCTCGGCGACTTGGAAGACGTATGTCGTCTGCTCACCGAGCATGACGTGGCAGGCGATCCGGCCTCCGCGCAGGCACTGCGCGGTACGGCCGAGAAGAGCATGAGCAGCGTCAGCGACCGCGGCCGAGTGCGGCTCAGCATCGACCTGCGACTCGACGCAACGGTCCGTTTCCCGACACCGGTGCTGGAGGAGGCCGAGGGCGCTGCGAACGCGTTGCTCCGGCGGGCTCTGCCGTCCCTCCGTTCCCGCTTCGCCACCCATGTGGCCAAGCACCCGCTACCCGATAACGCCGGGCTCCTGACCGGTGCCGACGGGATTCTCCTCGCGCTCCACACCCTCAACCCCACCCGCCCCGTTGCCACGGGGTGGGAGACCTGCCTCCTCCTCAACTGA
- the fxlA gene encoding FxLD family lanthipeptide, protein MATATTETAPITGDDWQLTIAITDAPVPVAEDCDTSDGCESTCASSCTS, encoded by the coding sequence ATGGCAACCGCGACGACCGAGACGGCACCCATCACGGGCGACGACTGGCAGCTCACCATCGCGATCACGGACGCGCCGGTGCCGGTGGCCGAGGACTGCGACACCAGCGACGGGTGCGAGTCCACCTGCGCCTCCTCCTGCACGAGCTGA
- a CDS encoding ATP-binding protein: MRRISAAHLRLWGIGSCIDTANLLISELVTNAVRYGETEDVSVSVSYWRGEVRIEVADGTPGWPQVKRPAADEESGRGMLIVEALAEDWGTSADGTLTWCTIAVPEPVVPKSGFWCEWRQEDGRQLALAAVPTPDRAIRWARIQMRVIASAVDASVVGYVWDWLSDGWREPAEALKNGEEFTLPLSAGRYRFIWHARPVRFVPVVGGTPLPHLAEEEPEWD, translated from the coding sequence TTGCGCCGGATCAGTGCCGCTCACCTTCGGCTGTGGGGGATCGGCTCCTGCATCGACACAGCCAACCTGCTGATCAGCGAGTTGGTCACCAACGCCGTCCGGTACGGCGAGACGGAGGACGTCAGCGTCTCCGTCTCGTACTGGCGGGGCGAGGTCCGCATCGAGGTGGCTGACGGAACTCCGGGCTGGCCTCAGGTGAAGAGACCGGCCGCCGACGAGGAGAGCGGTCGCGGCATGCTGATCGTCGAAGCCCTCGCCGAGGACTGGGGGACGAGCGCGGACGGCACCCTTACGTGGTGCACCATCGCCGTACCGGAACCGGTGGTGCCCAAGTCGGGGTTCTGGTGCGAGTGGCGCCAGGAGGACGGCAGGCAGCTCGCGCTCGCGGCCGTTCCCACGCCGGACCGTGCGATTCGCTGGGCTCGCATCCAGATGCGCGTCATCGCCTCGGCTGTCGACGCGTCGGTGGTCGGCTACGTCTGGGACTGGCTGTCCGACGGATGGCGCGAACCCGCCGAAGCGCTGAAGAACGGCGAGGAGTTCACGCTCCCCCTCTCGGCCGGACGCTACAGGTTCATCTGGCATGCCCGTCCGGTGCGCTTCGTGCCCGTGGTCGGCGGAACCCCTCTGCCCCACCTCGCGGAGGAGGAACCGGAATGGGACTGA
- a CDS encoding DUF6879 family protein, which translates to MDLITSAQRDELFNSFERDAFHLELRDDYGSPIEDTPYARWQRGEPDDYAWLTPWMTLMKRVTGEGKTVRRVRVITEPHSQYVGWEHSLTHLNQEAGEDIRWLPRHRLPEGIDLPVGGNDWWLYDDRLLAVGHFDPEGRVLGSEIIEDPDTVAECVRVRDLLWAAAIPHAEYKP; encoded by the coding sequence GTGGACCTGATCACCTCGGCCCAGCGTGACGAGCTGTTCAACAGCTTCGAACGCGATGCCTTCCACCTGGAGCTGAGGGACGACTACGGGTCTCCCATCGAGGACACGCCCTACGCACGCTGGCAGAGGGGTGAGCCCGACGACTACGCGTGGCTCACCCCCTGGATGACGCTGATGAAGCGCGTCACGGGCGAAGGCAAGACCGTCAGACGCGTCCGGGTCATCACCGAGCCGCACTCCCAGTACGTCGGCTGGGAGCACTCGTTGACCCACCTCAACCAGGAGGCCGGCGAGGACATCCGATGGCTTCCGCGGCACCGTCTGCCGGAAGGCATCGACTTGCCCGTCGGCGGCAACGACTGGTGGCTGTACGACGACCGTCTCCTCGCCGTCGGCCACTTCGACCCCGAAGGCCGAGTGCTGGGGTCGGAAATCATCGAGGACCCGGACACCGTGGCCGAGTGCGTCCGCGTGCGTGACCTCCTCTGGGCCGCCGCCATCCCGCACGCCGAGTACAAGCCCTGA
- a CDS encoding helix-turn-helix domain-containing protein encodes MNNQAQEAREALGARLRGFRKDAGFASGRAFAVATGWAESKVSRLENGKQNPSEDDIRVWCVKTNRQELVDDLIATVRHIDELWLEWRRQLQTGAERRQRKALPVYAKTRVFRIWHPTLVWGTIQTADYAAETFRQVVDYYEIPDDAEAATAKRLERQQYLYRGNRIFNVVLGEQALYTNFGGPEVMKGQLDRLLAVMRLPRLSLGIIPRSAPLGIWPGNSFSMFDDKLVLVETYSAEFSVTQPREIELYTKAFALLQQSAVYGAAVRDLILTAIHHFDQMPSD; translated from the coding sequence GTGAATAACCAAGCTCAAGAAGCACGAGAGGCACTGGGTGCCCGGCTGCGCGGATTCCGGAAGGACGCCGGATTCGCGAGCGGCCGGGCATTCGCCGTGGCCACGGGGTGGGCCGAGTCCAAGGTGTCCCGGCTGGAGAACGGCAAGCAGAACCCCAGCGAAGACGACATCCGGGTCTGGTGCGTCAAGACCAACAGGCAAGAGCTCGTTGATGACCTGATAGCCACGGTGCGCCACATCGACGAGCTGTGGCTCGAGTGGCGTCGGCAGCTGCAGACTGGGGCGGAACGACGCCAGCGCAAGGCCCTGCCGGTCTACGCCAAGACCAGGGTCTTCCGCATCTGGCACCCGACGCTGGTGTGGGGAACGATCCAGACGGCGGACTACGCGGCCGAGACGTTCAGACAGGTCGTCGACTACTACGAGATCCCCGACGACGCGGAAGCGGCCACCGCCAAGCGACTCGAACGGCAGCAGTACCTGTACCGGGGCAACCGGATCTTCAACGTGGTCCTCGGCGAGCAGGCGCTCTACACCAACTTCGGTGGCCCCGAGGTGATGAAGGGGCAGCTCGACCGCCTGCTTGCGGTGATGCGGCTCCCCCGGCTGAGCCTGGGCATCATCCCCCGATCCGCGCCCCTGGGCATCTGGCCCGGCAACTCCTTCTCGATGTTCGACGACAAACTCGTCCTCGTCGAGACCTACTCGGCGGAGTTCTCCGTCACCCAGCCCCGTGAAATCGAGCTGTACACCAAGGCGTTCGCCCTCTTGCAGCAGTCAGCGGTCTACGGTGCCGCAGTCCGAGACCTGATCCTCACTGCGATCCACCACTTCGATCAGATGCCGAGCGACTAG
- a CDS encoding DUF397 domain-containing protein — protein sequence MQPVAPNWRTSSYTGTENCVEVADNDAQHVMVRDTKARDRGLIAVQRTPWTAFVEYAKQG from the coding sequence ATGCAGCCCGTGGCCCCGAACTGGCGTACCAGCTCCTACACCGGGACGGAGAACTGCGTTGAAGTGGCCGACAACGACGCGCAGCACGTGATGGTTCGGGACACGAAGGCCCGCGACCGGGGGCTCATAGCCGTCCAGCGAACCCCCTGGACGGCATTCGTGGAGTACGCCAAGCAGGGATAG
- a CDS encoding phosphotransferase family protein translates to MPTERIDFSELPDDVKVAVLTRIGPLVKAETVASGLNSAVAVRLTTEHGETYVKGLPVEHPRVWTQAREAVVGAYVRGISPRVRWHLRVGGWDLVAFDVLDGRHADYAPGSADLPLVAVTWERLSVLRAPDGVELKGAGHRLRDHAPAAALALFSGDALCHTDPNPGNVMVGQGRAWLVDWAWATRGAAWLDAAYWVVWLIAEGGHLPVGAEAWASRVPAFRDAPEDALTAFAAANESVWSAIAEQSPDAWTHRVHTAAKAWASHRVRGRG, encoded by the coding sequence ATGCCCACCGAGCGCATCGACTTCAGCGAGCTGCCCGATGACGTCAAGGTCGCCGTGCTCACCCGTATCGGGCCCCTCGTGAAGGCCGAGACCGTGGCGAGTGGCCTCAACTCGGCGGTCGCCGTGCGCCTCACCACCGAGCACGGGGAGACGTACGTCAAGGGTCTGCCGGTCGAGCACCCCCGTGTGTGGACGCAGGCCCGGGAGGCGGTGGTGGGAGCGTACGTGCGTGGGATCTCTCCGCGTGTCCGGTGGCATCTTCGGGTCGGTGGGTGGGACTTGGTCGCCTTCGATGTCCTCGACGGCCGGCACGCCGACTACGCGCCGGGATCCGCGGATCTCCCCCTCGTCGCCGTGACGTGGGAACGGCTGTCGGTGCTGCGCGCGCCGGACGGGGTCGAGCTGAAGGGGGCCGGGCACCGGTTGCGTGACCATGCTCCCGCCGCCGCGCTCGCGCTCTTCTCCGGGGACGCCCTCTGTCACACCGATCCGAACCCGGGCAACGTGATGGTGGGGCAGGGGCGGGCGTGGCTCGTCGACTGGGCATGGGCCACCCGGGGAGCGGCATGGCTCGACGCCGCGTACTGGGTCGTGTGGCTCATCGCCGAGGGCGGGCACCTTCCGGTCGGCGCGGAGGCGTGGGCTTCCCGGGTTCCCGCGTTCCGTGATGCTCCCGAGGACGCGTTGACCGCCTTCGCCGCCGCCAACGAGAGCGTCTGGTCCGCGATCGCCGAGCAGAGCCCCGACGCCTGGACACACCGCGTGCACACGGCGGCGAAGGCGTGGGCCTCGCATCGCGTTCGCGGCAGGGGCTGA
- a CDS encoding diflavin oxidoreductase — protein MTFPPTTSAMPSHLPPTGTLIPADAPFSAQQESWLAGFLAGVAAAGRREGAGSDAPAATIDVLIGTQTGNAELVAEDIVAGARARGLGGRTAALDDVTPDALAAMSHVIVVTSTYGEGEMPDNAGLFWEALQSDTAPRLEGVRYSVLGLGDRGYDDFCQAAKLIDTRLEQLGATRVHDRVDCDVDYEEPATEWTAAVLDLVAAETGATATAAPAPKAPARPRSAWNKRTPYPSRLTTNRLLSSPHSAKEIRHYEFDLADSGITYEAGDALAVVPLNDEQLVTDLLTHLGESGDQPELTQLLRTEREIRTPSKELIADLVERAPESELASVVAHGDRSDLDSWLWGRDVLDLLRDAGPKAPALPELLPLLRPLQARQYSISSSPLAHPGSVHLTVASVRYDRYEGVASTYLADRVGADSTVGIYLQPNASFSVPADDSSPMIMIGPGTGIAPFRGFLHERAARGASGRNWLFFGDRHRETDFVYEDELTLLRDQGVLTELDLAFSRDQAEKIYVQTRMRERSRELYAWLEDGAHVYVCGDASRMAKDVETALLGVIAEQRGRGDDDAAEYLATLRRAKRYVRDVY, from the coding sequence ATGACCTTCCCTCCCACCACCTCGGCCATGCCCTCGCACCTGCCCCCGACCGGGACCCTGATCCCGGCCGACGCGCCCTTCTCCGCCCAGCAGGAGTCCTGGCTCGCCGGGTTCCTCGCCGGTGTCGCCGCCGCCGGACGCCGGGAGGGCGCAGGCTCCGACGCGCCCGCCGCGACGATCGACGTCCTCATCGGCACCCAGACCGGCAACGCCGAGCTGGTGGCCGAGGACATCGTCGCCGGTGCCCGCGCCCGCGGCCTCGGCGGCCGGACCGCCGCGCTCGACGACGTCACCCCGGACGCGCTCGCCGCGATGTCCCACGTCATCGTCGTCACTTCGACGTACGGCGAGGGCGAGATGCCCGACAACGCCGGGCTCTTCTGGGAGGCCCTGCAGTCCGACACGGCCCCCCGCCTGGAGGGCGTGCGCTACTCGGTCCTCGGGCTCGGCGACCGGGGCTACGACGACTTCTGCCAGGCGGCGAAGCTCATCGACACCCGGCTGGAGCAGCTGGGGGCGACCCGGGTGCACGACCGCGTCGACTGCGACGTGGACTACGAGGAACCGGCGACCGAGTGGACGGCGGCGGTCCTGGACCTGGTCGCCGCGGAGACGGGCGCGACGGCCACCGCCGCGCCCGCGCCCAAGGCGCCCGCGCGCCCCCGTTCCGCCTGGAACAAGCGCACCCCGTACCCCTCCCGGCTGACCACGAACCGGCTGCTCTCCTCCCCCCACAGCGCGAAGGAGATCCGCCACTACGAGTTCGACCTCGCCGACAGCGGCATCACCTACGAGGCGGGCGACGCGCTGGCCGTCGTACCGCTGAACGACGAGCAGCTGGTGACCGACCTCCTGACGCATCTCGGCGAGAGCGGCGACCAGCCGGAGCTGACCCAACTCCTGCGCACGGAACGGGAGATCCGCACCCCGTCCAAGGAACTGATCGCGGACCTGGTCGAGCGGGCCCCGGAGAGCGAGCTGGCCTCGGTCGTCGCGCACGGCGACCGCTCGGACCTGGACTCCTGGCTCTGGGGCAGGGACGTACTGGACCTGCTGCGGGACGCGGGCCCCAAGGCCCCCGCCCTCCCCGAACTCCTGCCCCTCCTCCGCCCGTTGCAGGCCCGCCAGTACTCGATCTCGTCGAGCCCGCTGGCCCACCCGGGCAGCGTCCACCTCACGGTCGCGTCCGTGCGGTACGACCGGTACGAGGGCGTGGCATCGACCTACCTGGCGGACCGGGTCGGTGCGGACTCGACCGTGGGCATCTACCTCCAGCCGAACGCCTCCTTCAGCGTCCCGGCGGACGACTCCTCTCCCATGATCATGATCGGCCCCGGCACGGGCATCGCCCCCTTCCGCGGCTTCCTGCACGAGCGGGCCGCGCGGGGCGCCTCCGGCCGCAACTGGCTGTTCTTCGGCGACCGCCACCGCGAGACGGACTTCGTCTACGAGGACGAACTGACCCTGCTGCGGGACCAGGGCGTCCTCACCGAGCTCGACCTCGCCTTCTCCCGCGACCAGGCCGAGAAGATCTACGTCCAGACCCGGATGCGGGAGCGGTCGCGCGAGCTGTACGCGTGGCTGGAGGACGGCGCGCACGTCTACGTCTGCGGCGACGCCTCCCGCATGGCGAAGGACGTCGAGACGGCCCTGCTGGGCGTCATCGCCGAGCAGCGCGGACGCGGGGACGACGACGCGGCGGAGTACCTGGCCACGCTCCGCCGGGCCAAGCGCTACGTACGGGACGTGTACTGA